Within the Streptomyces sp. NBC_00554 genome, the region GCGTACGTCATCGGAGCCGACGCCGCCGTCCAGCGGGCGAGCGACGACGGCGAACCCGGCGGCACCGCGGGCGTCCCCATGCTCCAGATGCTGCTGCGCCGCGACATGCGGTACGTCGTCGCCGTCGTCACCCGCTACTACGGCGGCGTCAAGCTCGGCGCGGGCGGACTGATCAGGGCGTACGGCGGTTCGGTCGGCGAGGCCCTGGACACCCTGGGGACCCTCACGCGCCGCAGGTTCCGGCTGGCGACGGTGACCGTCGACCACCAGCGGGCGGGCAAGGTGCAGAACGATCTGCGGTCCACCGGGCGCGAGGTGCGTGACGTGCGTTACGGCGAGGCGGTCACGATGGAGATCGGACTGCCGGACGCGGATGTCGAGTCCTTCAAGGCGTGGCTGGCCGATGTCACCGCCGGGACGGCGGGGTTCGAACTGGGCGGAGAGGCGTACGGGGACGCGTAGGCGGGGCGCACGGGCCGATACGGGAGTAGCCGCCCGTGATGTCCGACGCGGCTGTTGGTGGAGCGTGTGCCGGAGAGGTCTTCTTCCCGGACGGGGCTGTGGGCCACGCGTCACTCGAAGAGCCGTGGTCTCTGCGCGCGGGCCGTCAGACGGTGGCGGCCGGCGGGATCCACCGGTGGGTGCGGGGTGCAGCGCTGGAGATGCCGTAGTCCTTCTTGAGGGTTTCGGGGATCGCGTAGTGCATGACGCGTCCACGGGTGAGGGATGACAGCTCGAGGACCGTGGTGAGGTGGCCGAGGCGGTCCAGGGCCCAGGCGCCGAGCGGGGAGCGGTCCTCAATGGTCTCCAGGACGCCGAGGACGTGGGGTACGGCCCTGACGACGGTGTCCCACGATGTGCGCGGGACGTGGAGCCAGTCGGCGCAGGTGTCGCCGATGAGGTGGCGGATGAGGGTGGAGACGATCGGGTCGAAGAAGGTGCCGGGCACCACCTCCTCGTAGAGGTCGATCAGCTGCCGGGTCAGATGCGTGCCCTCCTCGGAGGGCCCCATGTGCCGGACCATGTACAGGTCGAGGAACCCGCGCGCCTCGTCGAGAGTTCGGGGGACGGCGTCCTGGTCGACGCCCAGCATGGCGCCGACGACGCGCCACGCGTAGTAGTACGCTTCCGCGCCCTCGGCCGACATGTGAATCCCGAGGCGGTGCAGGCTGTCCAGGACGAGCAGGGAGAAGAACATCTGCCCGCCGATCATGTCCTCCTGGCAGATCGGCGTTCCGTGGGTCGCGGCGTCCCAGCGGTTTTCGCGGGTGAGGTGGTGGCGGATGGAGGCGTGCAGGAGGCGGACCTTCTGGGCGGCGGGGATGAAGCGGCTGCCGGCCTCGAAGGCGTCGGGCTGCATCAGATGGACGGTGAACTGGCCGGTCTCCGCCATCCGTTTGGACGGGTACTTCAGGCCATGGGTGGCCGACAGCAGCTTCGCCACGTGCGGGACGAGGTAGCAGGCGGGCATGGCGGCGAAGGACAGCGCGGTGGAGATGTGCACGTTGTTGTCGATGAAGAACAGCCGGGCCTTCTCCATCTCCGCCCAGTCCACCCAGGCCGGCGGCGTGCCGGTGGCTTCCAGGTACTCGCGCGCGACATCGGGCAGTCCGTCCGGGAGGGGAGCGCCGGCGGTGGAGACGTAGCGCATCAGGGTGTTGAATTTTCCCACCTCCCCCCGTTCGAAAAGCTCGGCGACGGTGGCATCGGCGAGTTCGTCGCCGGCCTGCCGCAGGGCGTCCATCGATGCGTCGGTGTAGGTCATGGCAGGGTTCCTCGTCTTCCTCGGGATCGTCCACGACAGGCGGGAGGGGCGGCGGACCGGAACGACACGAGCCCGTGCCACTCCGATGCGAGGGTCAGGACAGGCGTACCGCCGCGGAATGCGCCAGCGCGGTCAGTCCGCCGGCGGCGTGCGCCGGGAGATCCAACTCATGGAGGGCGTCAAGAGCCTCCTCGACCCGCGCTCCGATCATGTCCTCGATGCGGTCGGGCGCCCTCAGCCGGCGCATCACCTCGCGGACCGCGTCCAGCCCCTCCCCGACCAGGTCGTCCCGGCCCAGCAGGGAGTTCAACAGTTCGCGCTCCGCGTCGTCGGCGAGACGCCAAGTCTCTGCCAGCAGGGCCGTGGGTCGGCGACCGCGCACATCGTCGGCATTGGCCTTGCCGGTGTGCTCCGGGTCTCCGAACAGCCCGAGTAGATCGTCCCGGAGCTGGAACGCCTCGCCCAGTGGCAGCCCGTACGCGGAGTAGCCCTCGCGCAGCCGCGCGCCCGCCCCGGCCAGCGCACCACCGATCAACAGAGGCTGTTCGACGGTGTACTTGGCGGTCTTGTACCGGATCACCTTCAACGACGCCTCGGTGTCCGGGCCGACTCCGGTCCGCAGGATCTCCAGACACTCGCCCGCGATGAGCTCACGGGCCATCACCGCCCACAACGGGCGGGCCCGGGCGAGATACGCGGCGGGCAGACCGCTGGTGGCGAACAACTGCCCGGCCAGCGCCATCAGCAGATCCCCCACCAGCATCGCCAACGACCGCGCGGCGGCATCGGCGTCCGGACGAGCCCCTACGGCCCCGCGCAGGGCGACGTGGGTCGTGGGTCGCCCATGCCGCAGCGGACTGTCGTCGATG harbors:
- a CDS encoding polyprenyl synthetase family protein codes for the protein MKSDRWEWAAFKARVDEVLCRFVAREADEFAAIDPMLGTVAERLEAAVADGKRLRAAFCYWGWRAVGQPDSDALVRAAASMELVHAAAVVHDDLIDDSPLRHGRPTTHVALRGAVGARPDADAAARSLAMLVGDLLMALAGQLFATSGLPAAYLARARPLWAVMARELIAGECLEILRTGVGPDTEASLKVIRYKTAKYTVEQPLLIGGALAGAGARLREGYSAYGLPLGEAFQLRDDLLGLFGDPEHTGKANADDVRGRRPTALLAETWRLADDAERELLNSLLGRDDLVGEGLDAVREVMRRLRAPDRIEDMIGARVEEALDALHELDLPAHAAGGLTALAHSAAVRLS
- a CDS encoding oxygenase MpaB family protein; this encodes MTYTDASMDALRQAGDELADATVAELFERGEVGKFNTLMRYVSTAGAPLPDGLPDVAREYLEATGTPPAWVDWAEMEKARLFFIDNNVHISTALSFAAMPACYLVPHVAKLLSATHGLKYPSKRMAETGQFTVHLMQPDAFEAGSRFIPAAQKVRLLHASIRHHLTRENRWDAATHGTPICQEDMIGGQMFFSLLVLDSLHRLGIHMSAEGAEAYYYAWRVVGAMLGVDQDAVPRTLDEARGFLDLYMVRHMGPSEEGTHLTRQLIDLYEEVVPGTFFDPIVSTLIRHLIGDTCADWLHVPRTSWDTVVRAVPHVLGVLETIEDRSPLGAWALDRLGHLTTVLELSSLTRGRVMHYAIPETLKKDYGISSAAPRTHRWIPPAATV
- a CDS encoding YigZ family protein, which gives rise to MQDEYRTVARVGVHETEVNRSRFLCALAPAATEREAQDFIAGIRKEHADATHNCFAYVIGADAAVQRASDDGEPGGTAGVPMLQMLLRRDMRYVVAVVTRYYGGVKLGAGGLIRAYGGSVGEALDTLGTLTRRRFRLATVTVDHQRAGKVQNDLRSTGREVRDVRYGEAVTMEIGLPDADVESFKAWLADVTAGTAGFELGGEAYGDA